A single genomic interval of Chryseobacterium paludis harbors:
- a CDS encoding acyl carrier protein — MHTTDEFYEIIASAIAVKKEMVDENLTYQEIPEWDSMSHLLIVEALEQFYQVKFDFNDILEMGTVGKIREKMKKYDVLVEN, encoded by the coding sequence ATGCACACAACAGACGAATTTTATGAAATAATTGCTTCAGCAATTGCGGTAAAGAAAGAAATGGTAGATGAAAATCTTACGTATCAGGAAATCCCTGAATGGGATTCTATGTCTCACTTACTTATCGTAGAAGCATTGGAGCAGTTCTATCAGGTAAAGTTTGATTTTAATGACATTCTTGAAATGGGAACGGTCGGTAAAATCCGTGAAAAAATGAAAAAATACGATGTACTCGTAGAAAACTAA
- a CDS encoding lysine N(6)-hydroxylase/L-ornithine N(5)-oxygenase family protein, whose translation MNNETIYNVIGIGIGPFNLGLAALSNPISELKTLFLDQRDGFDWHPGLMIDHVTLQTPFLCDCVSMADPTNPLSLLNYLKETNRLYKFFIREDFFIPRKEYNRYCQWVVSQLPQCRFSTQVVDIIYEDGLYLITTVHTKTKEAVVYKAERLILGTGTQPHIPSFIPKEDSRILHTSSYLYRKEELLAKGKKIAVIGSGQSAAEVFYDLLQSRNENTELGWYSRPDRFFPMEYAKLTLELTSPDYVDYFYGRDEAARKSILSKQQAQFKGINYDLINQIYDFIYDLNIDNADPKLTIIPNSQLDRVDNSSPDRLTLEFTQKEQGIPYEQEADYIVIGTGYRYQEPSFLKNIESRIKRDSSGLYAVNRNYSIDHNGGEIYVLHAEVHTHSYISTDLGMAAYRNSYIINDILGREYYKVEKKIAFQDFDVEKYSTIPTTATI comes from the coding sequence ATGAATAACGAAACAATATATAATGTAATTGGAATAGGTATCGGACCTTTCAATCTGGGTCTTGCCGCTTTATCCAATCCAATTTCTGAATTAAAAACACTTTTCCTTGACCAGAGAGACGGTTTCGACTGGCATCCGGGGTTGATGATCGATCATGTAACGCTTCAGACGCCTTTTTTATGCGACTGTGTATCCATGGCCGATCCTACGAATCCTTTAAGTCTCCTGAATTACCTTAAAGAAACGAACAGGCTTTATAAATTCTTTATCAGGGAAGATTTCTTCATCCCTCGTAAGGAATATAACCGTTACTGCCAATGGGTGGTGAGCCAGTTACCGCAGTGTCGTTTTTCAACACAGGTAGTGGATATTATATATGAAGATGGACTTTATCTCATCACAACAGTTCATACCAAAACTAAAGAAGCGGTAGTTTATAAAGCAGAAAGACTGATCCTTGGAACAGGAACACAGCCACATATTCCTTCGTTTATTCCAAAAGAAGATTCACGCATCCTTCATACCAGTTCTTATTTATACCGAAAAGAGGAACTTTTGGCAAAAGGAAAAAAAATAGCTGTGATAGGTTCAGGACAAAGTGCAGCAGAGGTTTTCTATGACCTGCTTCAGAGCCGTAACGAAAATACAGAACTAGGTTGGTATTCCCGACCAGATCGATTCTTTCCAATGGAATATGCTAAACTAACCTTAGAGCTAACCTCTCCTGACTATGTAGATTATTTTTACGGCAGGGATGAAGCAGCAAGAAAATCAATTTTAAGCAAGCAACAGGCTCAGTTTAAAGGCATCAATTATGACCTGATCAATCAGATCTATGATTTCATTTATGACCTGAACATTGATAATGCTGATCCAAAGCTCACGATTATTCCAAACAGTCAGCTGGATAGGGTAGATAACAGCAGTCCGGATCGTCTTACCCTTGAATTTACACAGAAAGAACAAGGGATTCCTTACGAACAGGAAGCTGATTATATCGTAATAGGAACAGGATATCGTTATCAAGAGCCTTCATTCCTAAAGAATATTGAATCTAGAATTAAAAGAGATTCATCTGGTTTATACGCTGTCAACAGAAATTATTCTATAGATCATAATGGTGGTGAAATTTATGTACTTCATGCAGAAGTTCATACTCACAGCTATATTTCTACGGATCTTGGAATGGCTGCATACCGAAATTCTTACATCATCAACGATATTCTCGGAAGAGAATATTACAAAGTCGAAAAGAAAATCGCTTTTCAGGATTTTGACGTCGAAAAATATTCTACTATACCCACAACTGCCACTATTTAA
- a CDS encoding MATE family efflux transporter produces the protein MRKFLHLVKDGSVFAYGALAGKKTELTTGSINRSIFSLAIPMVMELVMESLFVSINLLIIARLGDKVLGLVGITDNYINFANAIAIGLGIAAATLTARRAGEKDREGMSRTAHYIILLAAAFALLIGGLSFIFASDIISFLGIKPNSVDHGLLFSQLVFLSIGLVILRLSINGLFRGAGDAALAMKSLWLCHISSMVFAVIFVFGIGFIPASGLMGLAYATVLSRLLAVLYQFFILLTGKTSINILVKFHFDVPLIKKILKITFGGLVQYIIPASSWLIMVKIIATFGTTALAGYIIAQRIASVATMPAWGIGNAAGILTGQNLGAGNPDRAEKTVWRAGGINMTYLVAVALFWQFAAEYVVTFFTSETEVARYAIQYIHVVSMAYLLLGFTMVISRALNAAGNIMQVTLLYMIMFYVIQLPLAYLLGVRLHWELKGIFTAIVSSEIVLAVLFLLIFKNGKWKTIKI, from the coding sequence ATGAGAAAGTTTCTGCATCTTGTAAAAGATGGTTCTGTATTTGCGTATGGAGCATTAGCCGGGAAAAAAACCGAACTGACAACCGGAAGCATCAACCGTTCTATCTTTAGCCTGGCCATTCCCATGGTCATGGAGCTTGTAATGGAATCTCTTTTTGTCAGTATCAATCTTTTAATTATTGCCAGGCTAGGAGATAAGGTCCTTGGGCTTGTAGGGATCACAGATAACTACATCAATTTTGCTAATGCTATTGCCATTGGCCTTGGTATCGCTGCTGCAACATTAACAGCAAGGAGAGCCGGAGAAAAAGACAGAGAAGGCATGAGCAGAACCGCTCATTATATCATATTATTAGCAGCAGCTTTCGCATTGTTAATAGGTGGGTTATCTTTTATTTTTGCATCCGATATCATCAGTTTTCTTGGAATTAAACCCAATAGTGTTGACCATGGATTACTTTTTTCCCAGCTCGTATTTTTAAGTATTGGCCTGGTTATCCTGCGTCTTTCTATTAATGGACTTTTCAGGGGAGCCGGTGATGCAGCTCTTGCGATGAAATCCCTTTGGCTTTGTCATATCTCCAGTATGGTATTCGCAGTGATTTTTGTTTTTGGAATTGGTTTTATTCCCGCTTCCGGATTGATGGGGTTAGCTTATGCTACCGTTTTATCCCGACTATTAGCTGTTTTGTACCAATTCTTTATTCTTCTTACAGGCAAAACCAGTATCAATATTCTGGTAAAGTTTCACTTTGATGTGCCTTTAATAAAGAAAATACTAAAAATCACCTTTGGCGGACTGGTGCAGTACATTATTCCTGCTTCCAGCTGGCTGATCATGGTTAAAATTATAGCTACTTTCGGGACAACTGCTCTCGCAGGCTACATCATTGCCCAAAGGATTGCTTCCGTAGCGACAATGCCCGCCTGGGGAATAGGAAACGCTGCAGGAATTCTTACAGGACAGAATTTAGGAGCTGGAAATCCGGACCGTGCAGAAAAAACGGTGTGGAGAGCTGGAGGGATCAATATGACTTACCTGGTGGCAGTTGCCTTATTCTGGCAGTTTGCAGCAGAGTATGTGGTAACATTCTTCACTTCCGAAACTGAAGTCGCACGATATGCAATACAGTACATCCACGTGGTTTCTATGGCTTATTTATTACTTGGCTTTACAATGGTGATCAGCCGTGCTCTAAATGCAGCCGGCAATATTATGCAGGTAACGCTGCTGTATATGATCATGTTCTATGTTATTCAGCTTCCTTTAGCTTATCTCCTTGGAGTAAGACTTCACTGGGAACTGAAAGGAATATTTACAGCAATCGTTTCTTCAGAAATCGTATTGGCTGTATTATTCTTATTGATCTTCAAAAATGGTAAATGGAAAACTATAAAAATTTAA
- a CDS encoding AMP-binding protein, translated as MKILENVIANRSLSFTEASSGKSVPIGTLYRSLGLNPVEKGLIFLYNDNQLSSIEVLLNFYGTAHAIAVLGQKLHTDFKDRLETEYRPKYIFDPSREEVEGYVLKEFSETVKIFVKEDYKPEVAIHPDIKILLSTSGTTGVPKLVKLSDENLYQNALSILQYMPILETDVVPLNVPINFVYGFSIFTTNCMRAAKIVCTDKDIMQKAFWDEMEEYGYSTLGGVPYLYENLNRIGFFRKDSSSLRYMTHTGGVINGELRKTIFNYCQEFGKEFYAQYGQTEAGGRMAYLTTEGLLEEETSIGTPVQGGSFQIDEETDELLFLHPSICGGYANKLEDLSSYERPSVLRTGDTAKRGKNGLYYITGRIKRIMKLFGIRLNLDEVEFILKNELEGNTFVCLNSNDKKIIVLYDNNEIDPQIITDTIKNKLRINPQYVRTEHIESFPLSQNGKINYPLLQNLQHENI; from the coding sequence ATGAAAATTTTAGAAAATGTAATTGCCAATAGAAGCCTCTCTTTCACGGAGGCTTCCAGCGGCAAAAGTGTCCCGATAGGAACACTATATCGGTCATTGGGTTTAAATCCTGTAGAAAAAGGATTGATCTTTTTATACAATGACAATCAGCTGTCAAGTATTGAGGTTCTTCTCAATTTTTATGGTACAGCACATGCTATTGCAGTCTTAGGACAAAAACTGCATACAGATTTCAAAGACCGTCTGGAAACAGAGTATCGTCCGAAATACATCTTTGACCCATCAAGGGAAGAGGTTGAGGGATATGTTTTAAAGGAATTCTCAGAAACGGTAAAGATCTTTGTTAAAGAAGATTATAAACCCGAAGTTGCAATTCATCCTGACATCAAGATCCTCTTGAGTACCTCAGGAACAACAGGAGTTCCTAAACTGGTTAAGCTTTCTGATGAAAATCTTTATCAGAACGCATTGAGCATCCTTCAGTATATGCCCATTCTCGAAACTGATGTTGTCCCATTAAACGTACCGATTAATTTCGTGTACGGATTTTCTATTTTTACCACCAACTGTATGCGTGCTGCGAAAATAGTATGTACAGATAAAGATATCATGCAGAAAGCATTCTGGGATGAAATGGAAGAATATGGATACAGTACATTGGGTGGTGTTCCTTATCTATATGAAAATCTTAACAGAATAGGATTCTTTAGAAAAGACAGCAGCAGCCTGAGATACATGACCCATACGGGAGGAGTGATTAATGGTGAATTGAGAAAGACCATTTTCAATTATTGCCAGGAGTTTGGAAAAGAATTCTACGCCCAATACGGACAGACTGAAGCAGGTGGAAGAATGGCCTATCTTACAACAGAAGGCCTTCTTGAAGAGGAAACTTCTATTGGTACTCCAGTACAAGGTGGAAGTTTTCAGATCGATGAAGAAACGGATGAACTTCTATTTCTTCACCCAAGTATTTGTGGCGGTTATGCCAACAAACTCGAAGACCTTTCTTCTTATGAACGACCTTCAGTTCTTCGTACAGGAGATACAGCAAAAAGAGGAAAGAATGGACTTTATTATATTACAGGAAGGATAAAAAGGATCATGAAGCTTTTCGGAATTCGTCTTAACCTGGATGAAGTTGAATTTATCCTTAAAAATGAACTGGAAGGAAATACGTTTGTATGTCTGAATTCTAACGACAAAAAGATCATTGTTCTTTATGACAACAATGAGATCGATCCTCAGATCATTACGGATACCATTAAGAATAAACTTCGTATCAATCCGCAGTACGTACGCACCGAACACATAGAATCATTCCCATTATCACAAAACGGCAAAATAAACTATCCACTGTTACAAAACTTACAGCATGAAAACATTTAG
- a CDS encoding IucA/IucC family protein — protein sequence MNNTLNNTIISQENWKQANRDLMAKTIAELMHEELLKPTADFEDEKGYTVFRLETGNENIVYSFRGQERLMDYWFIDKNSIKRHENGNVSSSIDVPQFFLEMQPVFDLDSNTLARYTEELLHTLYCDALILEKGVMSSKDLAEAGYQVIEHHMKGHPWVIVNKSRLGFSPTDLQTYSPEADQPLKVLWFAAHQDRSSFQALENIQKEEFYRSEVGHELYESFKQKLSESGKSISDFNLIPVHPWQWENKLKIHYAGDIANGLLIPLGEGNDEYSAQQSIRTLFNTKNPEKRYLKTAVSILSTGNIRGLSPKQMKIAPSITDWVKGLIKDDTYLADKGTIFLGEEAATTYLHPQYGAIQNVPYQYNEFLGALWRESASNYLKGDEEMVTMASLLYVDEEGNSLVEAFAKKAGISIEEWITLYLDAYLTPLLHIYYTHSLCVTPHGENIMVVLKNGLPQRIVIKDFVDDIVLTTEAREKLPDHLADGLIQSSNKENIPLFILLGVFDAFFRYLSDALHTHSDFKENQFWTLVHECIESYKNDNPHLQERYEKYDLYVPTFKRFYINSLRLKNNGYSENKAFAIPKKDGALPNPLYQIANKNSVAAI from the coding sequence ATGAACAACACATTAAACAATACAATAATCAGCCAGGAAAACTGGAAGCAAGCTAACAGAGATCTTATGGCTAAGACCATTGCAGAATTAATGCATGAAGAACTCTTAAAACCAACAGCCGATTTTGAAGATGAAAAAGGATATACTGTATTCAGACTTGAAACAGGAAATGAAAATATAGTTTACAGTTTCCGTGGCCAGGAAAGACTTATGGATTACTGGTTTATTGATAAAAACAGCATTAAAAGACATGAAAACGGGAATGTAAGTTCGTCAATCGATGTTCCTCAGTTCTTTTTGGAAATGCAGCCAGTATTCGATCTTGATTCCAATACGTTAGCAAGATATACAGAAGAGCTTTTACATACTTTATACTGTGATGCACTGATCCTTGAAAAAGGAGTAATGTCCTCAAAAGATTTAGCTGAAGCCGGTTATCAGGTTATAGAGCACCATATGAAAGGACATCCATGGGTGATCGTTAACAAAAGCCGTCTGGGTTTTTCTCCTACGGATCTACAAACTTACTCTCCTGAAGCTGATCAGCCTTTAAAAGTTCTATGGTTTGCTGCACATCAGGACAGATCGAGTTTCCAGGCTTTGGAAAACATTCAAAAAGAAGAGTTCTACCGTTCAGAAGTCGGTCATGAACTGTATGAAAGCTTTAAGCAAAAACTTTCTGAAAGTGGAAAATCAATTAGTGACTTTAATCTTATTCCTGTACACCCCTGGCAATGGGAAAATAAATTAAAGATCCATTATGCAGGTGATATCGCAAACGGACTTCTTATTCCTCTGGGAGAAGGTAATGATGAATACAGTGCACAGCAAAGTATTCGTACTTTATTCAATACTAAAAATCCTGAGAAAAGATATTTAAAGACAGCAGTATCTATTTTGAGTACAGGAAACATCCGTGGACTTTCCCCTAAACAGATGAAAATTGCACCTTCTATTACAGACTGGGTAAAAGGATTGATCAAAGATGATACATATTTAGCAGATAAGGGAACTATATTCCTGGGAGAAGAAGCAGCAACTACTTATTTACATCCACAATATGGAGCTATTCAGAATGTTCCTTATCAGTATAATGAATTCCTGGGTGCTTTATGGCGTGAAAGTGCATCTAATTATTTAAAAGGAGATGAAGAAATGGTAACCATGGCTTCTTTGCTGTACGTAGATGAGGAAGGAAATTCACTGGTAGAAGCATTTGCTAAAAAAGCGGGAATAAGTATTGAAGAATGGATAACCCTTTATCTTGATGCTTATCTTACTCCATTACTTCATATCTATTATACCCATTCTTTATGTGTTACCCCTCATGGAGAGAATATCATGGTAGTACTGAAAAATGGACTTCCACAAAGAATCGTGATCAAAGATTTTGTAGATGATATTGTTTTAACTACAGAAGCAAGAGAAAAATTACCGGATCATCTGGCAGATGGATTGATCCAGTCTTCAAATAAAGAGAATATTCCGTTATTTATTCTTCTGGGTGTGTTTGATGCTTTCTTCAGATATTTATCGGATGCCCTGCACACGCATTCAGACTTTAAAGAAAATCAATTCTGGACCCTTGTTCACGAATGTATTGAAAGCTATAAAAATGACAATCCTCATTTGCAGGAACGTTACGAAAAATATGATCTTTATGTTCCAACATTCAAAAGATTCTATATCAACAGCCTGCGTTTAAAAAATAACGGATACAGTGAAAATAAGGCATTTGCTATTCCAAAGAAAGATGGAGCACTACCAAATCCACTGTATCAGATAGCGAATAAAAATTCTGTCGCGGCAATATGA